Proteins from a genomic interval of Candidatus Flexicrinis proximus:
- a CDS encoding alpha amylase N-terminal ig-like domain-containing protein, protein MTMPQWAAGVHHDGSAVYVSNPTPKLGETITVTVRVPKDAPVTRVYVRTAPDGEAHHAPMEVRGEDAVSVYWQGPVKIHQPRNNYRFKLMTPHGAFYLYQSGLARYDGPDWGDYILVADFQEARWVHEAVFYQIFPDRFANGDPALTPPNGAWEADGAVVKQMRWTDLPRPWRESGAVEFFGGDLVGIREKLDYIQSLGMNAIYLTPIFPSYSNHRYNIHDFYSVDPYLGGDEALIALREEMDRRGMYLMLDVTHNHTGNLHPWFLEAQKDPNAPTADYYTFTSRPDGYEAWLGVKTLPKLNYRSEKLRDQMYAGPQGVLRYWLRPPFRIDAWRLDVANMAGRQGAVQVGHKVGRGMRHAVKQENPQAYLIGEHFFDSTPHLQGNEFDAVMDYQGLNVPIWRWVAGYDGGSWADGSKDHVPMQTGSLCRAADAVPRRRAVDHRQPAVPPVGQPRYDALPEHLQGRYGQGQVRTSADHDLSRRPVRVLR, encoded by the coding sequence ATGACCATGCCACAATGGGCTGCGGGCGTTCATCACGACGGCTCAGCCGTCTACGTTTCCAACCCGACGCCCAAGCTGGGAGAGACCATCACGGTGACGGTACGTGTGCCAAAAGACGCGCCGGTGACCCGTGTTTATGTCCGCACCGCGCCGGACGGCGAAGCGCATCACGCGCCGATGGAGGTGCGGGGCGAGGACGCGGTGAGCGTCTACTGGCAGGGGCCAGTGAAGATCCACCAGCCGCGCAACAACTACCGCTTCAAGCTGATGACGCCGCACGGCGCGTTTTACCTGTATCAAAGCGGGCTGGCGCGCTATGACGGACCGGACTGGGGTGACTATATTCTAGTGGCGGATTTCCAGGAAGCGCGCTGGGTCCATGAAGCCGTGTTTTACCAGATTTTCCCCGACCGGTTCGCAAACGGCGACCCTGCACTGACCCCGCCGAATGGCGCGTGGGAGGCGGACGGCGCGGTGGTCAAACAGATGCGCTGGACGGACCTGCCACGGCCGTGGCGCGAGAGCGGCGCAGTGGAGTTTTTCGGCGGTGATTTGGTTGGGATCCGCGAGAAGCTGGATTACATCCAGAGCCTCGGGATGAACGCAATCTACCTGACCCCGATCTTTCCGAGCTACAGCAACCACCGCTACAACATCCATGACTTTTACAGCGTCGATCCGTATCTGGGCGGCGACGAAGCGCTGATCGCGCTGCGCGAGGAGATGGACCGGCGCGGCATGTACCTGATGCTGGACGTGACGCATAACCACACGGGAAATTTGCACCCATGGTTCCTTGAGGCACAGAAGGACCCGAACGCGCCGACGGCGGATTACTATACGTTCACCAGCCGACCGGATGGCTACGAGGCCTGGCTGGGGGTCAAGACACTGCCCAAGCTCAATTACCGGAGCGAAAAACTGCGCGACCAGATGTACGCCGGGCCGCAGGGCGTGCTGCGCTACTGGCTGCGGCCGCCATTCCGGATCGATGCCTGGCGGTTGGATGTGGCGAACATGGCTGGGCGGCAGGGCGCGGTCCAGGTGGGTCACAAGGTTGGGCGCGGGATGCGACACGCGGTAAAGCAGGAAAACCCGCAGGCTTACCTGATCGGCGAACACTTCTTCGACAGTACGCCGCACCTGCAAGGCAACGAATTCGACGCGGTGATGGACTATCAGGGCCTGAACGTGCCGATCTGGCGCTGGGTGGCCGGCTACGACGGCGGCAGCTGGGCGGACGGCAGCAAAGACCATGTCCCGATGCAGACGGGAAGCCTTTGCCGAGCAGCTGACGCGGTTCCGCGCCGCCGTGCCGTGGATCATCGCCAACCAGCAGTTCCACCAGTTGGGCAGCCACGATACGATGCGCTTCCTGAACATCTGCAAGGGCGATACGGCCAAGGTCAAGTTAGGACTAGCGCTGATCATGACCTATCCCGGCGTCCCGTGCGTGTATTACGGTGA
- a CDS encoding SDR family NAD(P)-dependent oxidoreductase — protein sequence MSASKVVLITGASSGIGAAAALAFARRGLRVVATARDAARLESLVQQVAAAGSECLAVSADVRDPSAMLAAAQQAVDHFGRLDIVIANAGLGHRGAFADAEWADLETLLRTNIDGVAHSIRAAVPHLRAAGGGHIVIVSSIVWNMVSPYAATYAASKAFVSSLARSVRFELARDHIRVTDMRVGRTSTSFNANRLGAGKRNAGAGGFLPEMTPDQVAAGIVRVTLDRPRDTVNLRWIDCLIVFANRLVPNLIGRFAARQYK from the coding sequence GTGAGCGCCAGCAAAGTCGTACTGATCACCGGCGCGTCCAGTGGAATCGGGGCAGCGGCCGCCCTCGCCTTCGCCCGGCGCGGTCTGCGCGTGGTCGCCACCGCCCGCGACGCGGCCCGGCTGGAGTCCCTCGTCCAGCAGGTCGCCGCCGCCGGCAGTGAGTGTCTAGCCGTCAGCGCCGATGTGCGCGACCCCAGCGCGATGCTTGCCGCCGCGCAGCAGGCCGTCGACCACTTTGGCCGCCTCGATATTGTGATCGCCAACGCCGGTCTGGGGCATCGCGGTGCCTTCGCCGACGCCGAATGGGCCGACCTTGAAACCCTGCTCCGCACCAACATCGACGGCGTGGCCCATTCCATCCGCGCCGCCGTGCCGCACCTGCGCGCCGCTGGCGGCGGTCACATCGTCATCGTGTCGTCCATCGTCTGGAATATGGTCTCGCCCTATGCCGCGACTTATGCCGCCTCGAAGGCCTTTGTCAGCAGTCTGGCCCGTTCCGTCCGCTTCGAGCTCGCCCGCGACCACATCCGCGTCACCGACATGCGCGTCGGCCGCACCTCAACCTCTTTCAACGCCAATCGCCTCGGTGCAGGCAAGCGGAACGCCGGCGCGGGGGGCTTCCTGCCGGAAATGACGCCCGATCAGGTCGCCGCTGGCATCGTCCGCGTCACCCTTGACCGCCCGCGGGATACCGTCAATCTGCGCTGGATCGACTGCCTGATCGTTTTCGCCAACCGCCTCGTCCCCAACCTGATCGGACGATTCGCCGCGCGCCAGTATAAGTAA
- a CDS encoding glucose 1-dehydrogenase, whose translation MTSPFDVSGKVALVTGASRGIGQAIAARFVEAGMKVVVSSRKQDALDQVAAELRAKGGEVLAVAAHNGDKAALNALVARAAAEFGGIDVLINNAATNPHFGPVLDAADSMWQKTFEVNIMGAFWLMQAAVPHMKARGGGKIVNVTSVNGLRPGTMQGVYSATKAALINLTQTLAMELAGDNIQVNAIAPGLVKTKFAEALWSNDAIMEGVIARMPSKRIGEPDEIAGMALYLASPASSYTTGQVMVVDGGITIPML comes from the coding sequence ATGACCTCACCGTTTGACGTTTCAGGGAAAGTCGCTCTCGTGACCGGCGCGTCACGGGGGATTGGGCAGGCGATAGCGGCGCGGTTCGTCGAGGCGGGCATGAAGGTTGTCGTTTCAAGCCGCAAGCAGGATGCGCTCGACCAGGTGGCGGCGGAGCTGCGGGCGAAGGGCGGCGAGGTGCTGGCCGTCGCGGCACATAACGGAGACAAAGCCGCGCTCAACGCGCTGGTAGCACGCGCTGCCGCGGAGTTTGGCGGCATCGATGTCCTGATCAACAACGCGGCGACCAACCCGCACTTCGGGCCGGTGCTGGACGCGGCAGACAGCATGTGGCAAAAGACGTTTGAAGTGAACATTATGGGCGCGTTCTGGCTGATGCAGGCCGCAGTGCCGCACATGAAAGCCCGCGGAGGCGGTAAGATCGTCAACGTAACCTCGGTGAACGGGCTGCGACCCGGGACGATGCAGGGCGTGTACAGCGCAACCAAAGCGGCACTGATCAACCTGACGCAGACGCTGGCGATGGAATTGGCAGGCGACAACATTCAGGTGAATGCCATCGCGCCGGGGCTGGTGAAGACGAAGTTCGCCGAGGCGCTGTGGTCGAACGATGCGATCATGGAAGGCGTGATTGCGCGGATGCCGTCGAAGCGGATCGGCGAACCCGACGAGATTGCCGGAATGGCGCTGTACCTGGCGTCACCGGCGTCGAGTTATACGACGGGGCAGGTGATGGTGGTAGACGGCGGAATCACGATACCGATGCTCTAG